The genome window ATTTCGCAAAAGCGCTGGTCAACGCCAAGCGGAATCTTGGATTTTGCTCTGTCTGCGGACATATTACGGACCAGGATCCATGCTATATCTGTGAAGATCAAAAGCGTGATCGCTCGATTATCTGTGTCGTTCAGGACCCTAAAGACGTGATTGCAATGGAAAAGATGAAGGAATATACAGGTCTGTACCATGTTCTACACGGTGCAATCTCACCGATGGACGGCATTGGACCGGAAGATATTAATGTGCCGGATCTTTTAAAGCGTCTGCAGGATGATGAAGTCCAGGAAGTCATCTTAGCGACAAACCCGAATATAGAAGGCGAAGCAACAGCGATGTACATTTCAAGGCTGCTGCGACCTTCAGGCATAAAAGTAACCCGTATCGCACATGGTCTGCCTGTTGGCGGAGACCTCGAGTATGCAGATGAAGTCACACTCTCAAAAGCACTCGAAGGCAGAAGAGACGTATAACACAGATTCAAAGGAGCTTGCGCCATGCTGTTTCGCAAAAAAGGAAAGTTAAAAAAAGAGTATGACGACCGGCTCGTTCACTTAATGCAACAAGCCAGAGGAGAATGGCAACAGCAAAAAAATCTGTCAGACTTAAGTTTTGAAAAAAGTCCGCAGATGCTTGCCGAAGAAAAAATGGCTGAAGCACGCTACTTTTATCTATTTAAAGAAGCACGCCATAGAAAAATTGTCATAAAGTAAATTGCCCGGCATAAATTATGTATACTACTTACTTTATAAAGGGGAGAAGTGTACATGATCTGGCTGTGGGTGCTGGGGACGCTCACGACTGTCATTTTGATTCTGGCTGTAGGGACCGTTCCTTTTTTAAAATGGCTGTGGCGGATCGCGACGAAATGGGTGGTAGGACTCGGTCTGCTTTTTCTGATTAATCGTTTCGGTCAGGAGTATGGATTGTATGTGCCAATGAATCCACTTACGACCGGAATTGCAGGTGTACTCGGGCTGCCCGGGACTGCTGCGCTTGTTTACATTTTTACGAGAACATAGGCTGGTTCCGCAAAAGAAGAGTTCTTCT of Jeotgalibacillus haloalkalitolerans contains these proteins:
- the recR gene encoding recombination mediator RecR; this translates as MHYPEPISKLIDSFMKLPGIGPKTAARLAFFVLGMKEDTVLDFAKALVNAKRNLGFCSVCGHITDQDPCYICEDQKRDRSIICVVQDPKDVIAMEKMKEYTGLYHVLHGAISPMDGIGPEDINVPDLLKRLQDDEVQEVILATNPNIEGEATAMYISRLLRPSGIKVTRIAHGLPVGGDLEYADEVTLSKALEGRRDV
- a CDS encoding YaaL family protein; protein product: MLFRKKGKLKKEYDDRLVHLMQQARGEWQQQKNLSDLSFEKSPQMLAEEKMAEARYFYLFKEARHRKIVIK
- a CDS encoding pro-sigmaK processing inhibitor BofA family protein; translation: MIWLWVLGTLTTVILILAVGTVPFLKWLWRIATKWVVGLGLLFLINRFGQEYGLYVPMNPLTTGIAGVLGLPGTAALVYIFTRT